From the genome of Acropora palmata chromosome 4, jaAcrPala1.3, whole genome shotgun sequence, one region includes:
- the LOC141878756 gene encoding methionine adenosyltransferase 2 subunit beta-like, whose translation MAVQHRVLITGASGLLGRAILKEFSKENKWEVLGLAYSRSTGSLKKVNLLNFEETKRVIREFRPHILIHSAAERRPDVVENDEDTCLKMNVGVTKTLASTINELNTDLEVPEHFMLYISTDYVFDGKSPPYQPSDEPNPLNKYGKSKLAGEKAMEICHANGGILRVPVLYGSVEYLKESAVTVLFEALKQTDKPAKIDDYQIHYPTLVDDVGAVCRFIAEKRIADKSMTGTWHWSGTESMTKYSMVYQMADRFDLPHGHLISNPNPPTGTPRPHNTALSCTELESLMKDGGASMRTPFNQAIKQSLQSFI comes from the exons ATGGCTGTTCAACATCGTGTCTTGATTACAGGCGCTTCTGGTCTCCTGGGACGCGCAATTTTGAAGgagttttcaaaagaaaataaatgggAAGTGCTTGGCCTGGCTTATTCTCGCTCTACAGGGAGCCTAAagaaagtgaatttgctcAATTTTGAAGAAACTAAGCGAGTCATCAGAGAGTTCAGACCACACATTTTGATCCACTCTGCTGCAGAAAGGCGACCAGACGTCGTGGAAAATGACGAGGATACctgtttgaaaatgaatgtAGGAGTAACAAAGACGTTAGCATCTACCATAAATGAGCTTAACACTGACTTAGAAGTTCCAGAACATTTTATGCTCTACATTAGCACCGATTATGTGTTCGATGGTAAAAGTCCCCCTTACCAGCCTTCCGACGAGCCCAATCCTTTGAATAAGTACGGAAAAAGTAAGTTGGCGGGAGAGAAAGCTATGGAGATATGCCATGCTAATGGAGGGATCCTCAGAGTTCCAGTTTTGTATGGGTCTGTGGAGTATCTGAAGGAGAGTGCGGTAACAG tgttGTTTGAAGCACTCAAGCAGACTGACAAACCCGCAAAAATAGATGACTATCAGATTCACTATCCTACTCTTGTGGATGATGTAGGAGCAGTTTGCAGATTCATTGCAGAAAAACGGATTGCGGATAAGTCTATGACAGGTACATGGCATTGGAGTGGTACAGAATCCATGACAAAGTACTCCATGGTCTACCAGATGGCTGATAGGTTTGACTTGCCACATGGTCACCTTATCTCTAATCCGAATCCACCGACTGGAACACCAAGGCCTCATAACACAGCCCTGAGTTGTACCGAACTGGAGTCATTGATGAAAGATGGTGGGGCAAGTATGCGCACTCCATTCAATCAAGCAATCAAACAGAGCCTCCAATcttttatttga
- the LOC141878763 gene encoding uncharacterized protein LOC141878763 yields MCPRTDLKVILKFSRNSELLCGAWLLKSFQQEEGQRILSYSRNSVEIEAQKASLERRATWLARIRREDLVGDATEFYRVCGDHFISGEPWSICNKTNPDWAPNHSQHLSAE; encoded by the exons ATGTGTCCGAGGACCGATTTGAAGGTAATCTTGAAGTTTTCGCGTAATAGTGAACTTTTGTGCGGTGCTTGGCTGCTCAAATCGTTCCAACAGGAAGAAGGACAAAGGATATTGTCGTATTCCCGCAATAGTGTCGAGATCGAAGCCCAAAAAGCAAGCCTTGAGCGTCGAGCGACTTGGCTCGCCCGTATTAGAAGGGAAGATCTTGTAGGTGACGCTACTGAATTTTACAGAGTTTGCGGTGACCATTTTATATCAG GAGAACCGTGGTCTATTTGCAATAAAACCAACCCAGACTGGGCACCAAATCATTCTCAACACCTGTCTGCTGAATAG